The proteins below come from a single Drosophila kikkawai strain 14028-0561.14 chromosome 3R, DkikHiC1v2, whole genome shotgun sequence genomic window:
- the Dop1R1 gene encoding dopamine receptor 1, with protein sequence MTNAMRAIAALALTAASAGVVSVVASPLLGDSNSSSPTTPSSSSSNSIIIGIGSRNGSNDGSHRNGGNSSSLFSVPSNATLLDADHLPLQLTTAKVDNLDIEIDIQLLTNGYDGTTLTSFYNESSWTNASEMDTIVGEEPEPLSLVSIVVVGIFLSVLIFLSVAGNILVCLAIYTERSLRRIGNLFLASLAIADLFVASLVMTFAGVNDLLGYWIFGAQFCDTWVAFDVMCSTASILNLCAISMDRYIHIKDPLRYGRWVTRRVAVITIAAIWLLAAFVSFVPISLGIHRPDQPLIFEDNGKKYPTCALDLTPTYAVVSSCISFYFPCVVMIGIYCRLYCYAQKHVKSIKAVTRPGEVAEKQRYKSIRRPKNTPKKFKVRNLHHSSPYHVSDHKAAVTVGVIMGVFLICWVPFFCVNITAAFCKTCIGGQTFKILTWLGYSNSAFNPIIYSIFNKEFRDAFKRILTMRNPWCCAQDVGNIHPRNSDRFITDYAAKNVVVMNSGRSSAELEQVSAI encoded by the exons ATGACGAACGCAATGAGGGCGATAGCTGCCCTCGCCCTAACCGCCGCCAGTGCGGGAGTGGTTTCCGTGGTGGCCAGTCCGCTCCTCGGCGACAGCAACTCCTCCAGCCCCACCACTcccagcagtagcagcagcaacagcatcatcATAGGGATCGGCAGCAGGAACGGGTCAAACGATGGAAGCCACCGCAATGGCGGCAACAGTAGCAGCCTCTTCTCTGTGCCCTCCAATGCCACGCTGCTGGACGCCGATCACCTGCCGCTGCAGCTGACCACCGCCAAAGTGGACAACCTGGACATTGAAATCGACATCCAACTGCTGACGAATGGCTATGATGGCACAACG CTGACATCGTTCTACAATGAGAGCAGCTGGACAAACGCCTCTGAAATGGATACAATAGTTGGTGAGGAACCGGAGCCGCTGTCACTTGTGTCAATTGTAGTTGTTG GCATCTTCCTCTCGGTGCTGATATTCCTCTCGGTGGCCGGCAACATCCTCGTCTGCCTGGCCATCTACACGGAGCGGAGCCTGCGACGCATCGGCAACCTCTTCCTGGCCTCCCTGGCCATAGCGGATCTCTTTGTGGCCTCGCTGGTGATGACCTTTGCCGGAGTCAACGATTTGCTGG GATATTGGATCTTCGGAGCGCAATTTTGTGATACTTGGGTGGCCTTTGATGTCATGTGCTCGACGGCGTCGATACTCAACCTGTGCGCCATCTCGATGGACCGCTACATACACATCAAGGATCCGCTCAG ATATGGCCGATGGGTGACGCGACGCGTGGCCGTCATCACCATCGCGGCAATTTGGCTGCTGGCCGCCTTCGTCTCCTTCGTGCCCATCTCTTTGGGCATCCATCGGCCGGACCAGCCGCTGATCTTCGAGGACAACGGCAAGAAGTATCCAACGTGCGCCCTGGACCTGACGCCCACCTATGCCGTGGTGTCCAGCTGCATCAGCTTCTACTTTCCCTGCGTGGTCATGATTGGCATCTACTGTCG GCTTTACTGCTATGCCCAGAAGCATGTCAAGTCCATCAAGGCGGTGACCCGGCCCGGCGAGGTGGCCGAGAAGCAGCGCTACAAGAGCATCCGTCGACCCAAGAACACTCCCAAGAAGTTCAAGGTCAGGAATCTGCATCATAGTTCGCCATATCATGTGTCCGATCACAAGGCCGCTGTGACGGTGGGCGTCATCATGGGCGTGTTCCTCATCTGCTGGGTGCCCTTCTTCTGCGTCAACATAACGGCCGCCTTCTGCAAGACCTGCATTGGGGGACAGACCTTCAAGATCCTCACCTGGCTGGGCTACTCGAACTCGGCCTTCAATCCGATCATCTACTCGATCTTCAACAAGGAGTTCCGTGACGCCTTCAAACGCATCCTGACCATGCGCAATCCCTGGTGCTGCGCCCAGGACGTGGGCAATATTCATCCGCGGAACAGCGACCGTTTCATCACGGATTATGCCGCCAAGAATGTGGTGGTGATGAACTCGGGTCGCTCCAGCGCAGAACTGGAACAGGTGTCCGCAATTTGA